Genomic DNA from Candidatus Stygibacter australis:
TAGATTCGTCCCCGAATTCTGATTCCGGTTTAAATTTTGAGATATTGAGCAGTTTGAAGACAGCAAATATTGCAGCAGTGATCAGCAGAAAACTATAGACTGTAAAAACGAAATTAAGCTGAACGGAAAAATTCCAGAAGGCATGTAAAAAAATCGCAATAAGCCAGGCAAAGAAAAATCTGAGAGATTTTTTACCCTTTTGAAGAGCAATTCCATAAATTGAGATGGCAATCATATCAAAGAGTAAATGCCCTGGTAGCAAACGAGCCAGGAAAATGGAATATAAAGAAGCATTGTAATAACTTAAATCCATCGTAAGAGTAGATATCATCATGCTTTGCCAGGTGGCAATAACATAATAAGAGATATTTTCATAAAAAGCAAAACCAAGAGCAATCACTCCCATATAGACAATTGCGTCAAAGGATTCATTAACTTCGTTTTTAAATTTATATAATACTAAAAGGAAAATGAGAAATTTCCAGGTTTCTTCCAGAATGGGACCAATAATCACAATATTAGTAAATGAGAAACTGGTGATAAGCCAGGAAACTGCAATTGCAT
This window encodes:
- a CDS encoding PrsW family glutamic-type intramembrane protease, which translates into the protein HKILAEVLNMILLINCVISALLVTLLMWLDRYEKENIVTLMKIFCFTIFATSIYAIAVSWLITSFSFTNIVIIGPILEETWKFLIFLLVLYKFKNEVNESFDAIVYMGVIALGFAFYENISYYVIATWQSMMISTLTMDLSYYNASLYSIFLARLLPGHLLFDMIAISIYGIALQKGKKSLRFFFAWLIAIFLHAFWNFSVQLNFVFTVYSFLLITAAIFAVFKLLNISKFKPESEFGDESIIPDKSIYDWSYYLLVFIFVIICGSLSLLITYAFESILLSSALFQ